In Aliamphritea ceti, a single window of DNA contains:
- a CDS encoding threonine aldolase family protein, giving the protein MFLSDNTAPACPEIFTFLQQQIQGTLDLPYGDDVYTKMLNETLSAIFNTEVWVFPVLTGTAANCLGLGQLCGSHQSIICHESSHLAVSEGTAPQLFTGGARLHYSGGEIDRISPLMLAQQLEAIQWNDIHGVPPATLAITQATELGRTYSLEDMQLFGDLCKEYGLNYFVDGARFANALAAHNCHPAELSWRKGVTAMTLGASKNGAFNVEALVIFDPQYAKGLMAKAKRSGHLASKMRFLSAQLISYFSDDLWLKNARHANDMAFLCDQLLKQRDMNAKFSAQTNQLFLPLSELQFQRAQDVGFEMYHWPLEDQGIVRDYYRFVTNWSTPPEQITAFVESLNIPVNEQA; this is encoded by the coding sequence ATGTTCCTTTCAGACAACACTGCACCTGCTTGTCCGGAGATATTCACTTTCCTGCAGCAACAGATTCAGGGCACTTTAGATTTACCTTATGGCGATGATGTTTATACAAAAATGCTAAATGAAACCCTGTCTGCAATATTCAATACGGAGGTGTGGGTGTTTCCGGTTCTGACAGGTACTGCTGCTAACTGCCTTGGTTTAGGTCAGCTTTGCGGCAGCCATCAAAGCATCATCTGTCATGAATCCAGTCACCTGGCTGTTTCAGAGGGTACAGCACCTCAGTTATTTACTGGAGGTGCAAGGCTGCACTATAGCGGTGGCGAGATTGACCGCATAAGTCCGCTGATGTTGGCACAGCAGCTTGAAGCTATTCAGTGGAACGATATTCACGGTGTGCCGCCTGCTACGCTGGCTATCACACAGGCAACAGAATTGGGCAGAACTTACAGCCTGGAAGACATGCAACTATTCGGAGATCTCTGCAAGGAATATGGTTTGAACTACTTTGTAGATGGCGCCCGGTTTGCCAACGCACTCGCTGCACATAATTGCCATCCCGCAGAGCTTAGCTGGCGAAAAGGTGTGACAGCAATGACACTGGGCGCAAGTAAAAACGGCGCCTTTAATGTAGAAGCGTTAGTAATATTCGATCCGCAGTATGCAAAAGGCCTGATGGCCAAAGCCAAACGCAGTGGCCATCTTGCTTCAAAAATGCGCTTTCTTTCAGCCCAGTTAATTAGCTATTTCAGTGATGATCTATGGCTTAAAAATGCCCGTCATGCGAACGATATGGCATTTCTGTGCGACCAGCTCCTGAAACAGCGCGATATGAATGCAAAATTCAGTGCGCAGACTAACCAGCTATTTTTGCCTCTATCTGAATTACAGTTTCAACGTGCGCAAGATGTAGGTTTTGAGATGTATCACTGGCCCCTCGAAGATCAGGGAATCGTCCGAGACTATTACCGCTTCGTCACTAACTGGTCGACTCCCCCCGAACAGATAACAGCCTTTGTTGAATCGTTAAACATTCCTGTTAATGAACAGGCCTGA
- a CDS encoding ABC transporter permease, with the protein MNDLSSKRTLSGTEGESQAQSAGVFSWAADKGFALHRLIMAAIAIAIVLICAAQMRWDWLPEYHELIFEGLWRTLWLLVASVVIGFALALPLGLVQVTGPAILAAPAKAFCNVIRGTPLLLQLWLLYYGLGSVFPAIPEIRDSWLWPYLRQAWPYALLSLTLSFAAYEAEVMRGAFAGVPKGELEAAKAYGFTPWQIFRRVWMPRAIHRALPTLGGEVVLQLKATPLVATITVIDVYGAFTRVRQDAFLTYEPLLLLAFIYMLMAGALVLFFRYMERRIPVK; encoded by the coding sequence ATGAATGACTTATCATCTAAAAGAACGTTGTCCGGGACCGAAGGTGAATCACAAGCGCAGAGCGCAGGGGTGTTTTCCTGGGCGGCGGATAAAGGTTTTGCGTTACACCGGTTAATAATGGCAGCAATCGCAATAGCAATTGTATTGATCTGCGCGGCACAGATGCGCTGGGACTGGTTGCCGGAATATCATGAACTTATCTTTGAAGGCTTATGGCGTACGCTATGGTTATTAGTTGCCAGCGTGGTGATTGGTTTTGCGCTGGCTTTACCTCTTGGGCTCGTACAGGTGACCGGCCCTGCAATTCTGGCAGCTCCCGCTAAAGCTTTTTGTAACGTCATTCGCGGAACTCCATTATTGTTGCAGTTATGGTTGTTATATTACGGTCTGGGTTCGGTTTTTCCGGCTATTCCTGAAATCCGTGATTCCTGGTTATGGCCGTATTTGCGGCAGGCATGGCCCTATGCGTTACTGAGCCTGACGTTATCCTTTGCTGCATATGAAGCTGAAGTGATGCGTGGTGCTTTTGCCGGTGTACCAAAAGGTGAGCTTGAAGCAGCTAAAGCTTATGGTTTTACGCCCTGGCAGATATTTCGTCGGGTATGGATGCCAAGAGCGATACACAGAGCACTACCAACACTGGGCGGTGAAGTTGTTTTACAGCTTAAAGCGACACCACTGGTAGCTACTATTACAGTTATTGATGTGTATGGCGCATTTACCCGAGTCAGGCAGGATGCTTTTTTGACCTATGAACCTTTATTGCTACTGGCGTTTATATATATGCTGATGGCCGGTGCTCTGGTGCTTTTCTTCAGGTATATGGAACGACGTATACCGGTAAAATAA
- a CDS encoding aminotransferase codes for MSDNNIDMKTVWQQDKDHYIHPWTDFSTFKESGSMVLADSDNVHVKDGDGNEYLDGIGGLWCVNIGYAREEMAQAIADQVRQIPYYSCFGHHTTVPAAQLAAKLAELAPGNLNHVFYGCGGSVANDTAVRMIHFYFNQLGKKTKKKIISRIDGYHGSTYMAMSITGVKFDHIGFDIEDKLVHHISCPNPYRRPDEQSLEAFCDEKVQELEDKILELGPDNVAAFFAEPILGAGGVIVPPEGYHQKTLAVCRKYGVLYVSDEVVTAFGRLGHMFASEDEFGIVPDIITCAKGLTSGYLPLGATIISEEMYEVISKPQADGALFTHGFTYSGHPVSCAAGVKNIEIMERENLCGHVKDMGAYFEEQVKSLIDLPIVGDVRGRKFMMCIENVANKETKELINPDAKVGNRIADHCQKRGLIVRPLAHMNVLSPPLTLSKENVDFLVATLRESIEATMADLKSEGFL; via the coding sequence ATGTCCGATAACAACATCGATATGAAGACCGTGTGGCAACAGGATAAAGACCACTACATTCATCCCTGGACAGATTTTTCTACCTTCAAAGAATCCGGTTCTATGGTGCTGGCCGACAGTGATAACGTCCATGTTAAAGACGGCGACGGCAATGAATACTTAGACGGTATCGGCGGCCTTTGGTGTGTAAACATCGGCTATGCCCGTGAAGAAATGGCCCAGGCAATTGCTGACCAGGTTCGTCAGATTCCTTACTACTCATGCTTCGGCCACCATACAACAGTACCGGCAGCACAACTGGCGGCTAAACTGGCTGAGCTGGCACCGGGTAACCTTAACCACGTTTTCTATGGTTGCGGTGGTTCTGTTGCTAACGATACCGCTGTTCGTATGATTCACTTCTACTTCAACCAGCTAGGTAAGAAGACGAAGAAGAAGATCATTTCACGTATCGACGGATATCACGGCAGCACCTATATGGCGATGTCTATTACGGGTGTTAAGTTTGATCACATCGGTTTTGATATTGAAGATAAGCTGGTTCACCACATTTCCTGCCCTAACCCATACCGTCGCCCGGATGAGCAAAGCCTGGAAGCATTTTGTGATGAAAAAGTGCAGGAACTTGAAGACAAAATTCTTGAGCTTGGACCGGATAACGTTGCAGCATTTTTTGCGGAACCAATTCTGGGTGCTGGCGGCGTAATCGTGCCACCTGAAGGCTACCACCAGAAGACGCTGGCAGTATGTCGCAAGTACGGTGTGCTGTATGTTTCTGATGAAGTAGTAACCGCTTTTGGCCGTCTTGGTCATATGTTTGCTTCAGAAGATGAATTTGGCATCGTGCCAGACATCATTACCTGTGCAAAAGGTCTGACTTCTGGTTATCTGCCTCTGGGTGCCACCATCATTTCTGAAGAAATGTATGAAGTAATCAGCAAGCCACAGGCTGACGGTGCACTATTCACCCACGGATTCACATATTCTGGCCATCCGGTTAGCTGCGCTGCGGGTGTTAAGAACATTGAAATCATGGAACGTGAAAACCTTTGCGGCCACGTTAAAGATATGGGCGCCTACTTCGAAGAACAGGTTAAGAGCCTGATCGACTTACCAATTGTTGGTGATGTCCGTGGCCGTAAATTCATGATGTGCATCGAGAACGTTGCAAACAAAGAGACTAAAGAACTGATCAACCCAGATGCAAAAGTTGGTAACCGCATCGCTGATCACTGTCAGAAACGCGGCTTAATCGTCCGTCCACTGGCGCACATGAATGTTCTGTCACCACCGTTAACGCTGAGCAAAGAAAACGTCGACTTCCTGGTAGCAACGTTGCGTGAATCTATCGAAGCAACCATGGCGGACCTGAAGAGCGAAGGCTTTCTTTAA
- a CDS encoding ABC transporter ATP-binding protein, giving the protein MLLSENVGESEGLNQAATEAISISGLRKSFNGLEVLKGVDLEARKGDVIAIIGGSGSGKSTLLRCINLLEIPSAGCVRVNGETIQMKSSREGPVPADQRQVNRIRASLGMVFQSFNLWQHMTLLENLIEAPVLVHGISKSEATSRARELLARVGLSEKESSYPAFLSGGQQQRVAIARAVAIQPSVMLFDEPTSALDPELVGEVLKVIRDLAEEGRTMVLVTHEMKFAREVATKVVFLHQGVIEEQGTPEDIFENPKSERLKQFISSVQ; this is encoded by the coding sequence ATGTTACTGAGTGAAAATGTTGGTGAATCAGAAGGATTAAATCAGGCTGCTACTGAAGCAATTTCAATCAGTGGCCTGCGAAAATCTTTTAATGGCTTAGAGGTGCTGAAAGGCGTTGATCTTGAAGCCCGTAAAGGTGATGTAATTGCCATCATTGGTGGTAGCGGCTCAGGTAAGTCTACCTTGTTGCGATGTATTAACCTGCTTGAAATTCCATCTGCCGGATGCGTTCGCGTCAATGGCGAAACTATTCAGATGAAATCTTCCCGTGAAGGTCCGGTACCGGCAGATCAGCGTCAGGTGAACCGCATACGTGCGAGTCTGGGAATGGTGTTTCAAAGCTTCAATCTCTGGCAACACATGACCCTGCTTGAAAACCTCATAGAGGCACCGGTACTAGTGCACGGTATTAGCAAATCAGAAGCTACCTCAAGGGCCCGGGAGTTACTCGCAAGAGTTGGCTTAAGTGAGAAAGAATCAAGTTACCCTGCATTTTTATCCGGCGGGCAGCAGCAACGGGTCGCTATTGCCCGTGCAGTCGCTATACAGCCGAGCGTAATGCTGTTTGATGAGCCGACATCTGCACTTGATCCGGAGCTGGTCGGTGAAGTTCTGAAGGTTATTCGGGATCTGGCTGAAGAGGGCCGCACTATGGTTCTGGTTACGCATGAAATGAAGTTTGCCCGTGAAGTTGCAACCAAAGTGGTGTTCTTACATCAGGGAGTGATTGAAGAGCAGGGTACACCGGAAGATATTTTTGAGAATCCAAAGTCCGAACGCTTAAAGCAGTTCATTAGCTCTGTGCAGTAA
- a CDS encoding dimethylarginine dimethylaminohydrolase family protein has product MFTRAIVKPPCAAMINGLTGSDLGSPNYDNALRQHSEYVAALKSCGLDIISLPADENFPDSTFVEDVALMTPDCAILTRPGAESRTDEVTSMAPVIEDLYEAVESIKAPGEVEAGDIMMVGQHFYIGLSARTNQNGAEQMIAILEKYGMSGSIVSFEEVLHLKTGLGYLEDNNLLASGEFLSKPEFQQYNIIEVPQDESYAANSIWVNGTVITPAGYPKTKALIEAAGYPVICVDVSEFRKIDGGLSCLSLRF; this is encoded by the coding sequence ATGTTTACCCGAGCAATTGTAAAACCGCCCTGCGCTGCAATGATTAATGGTCTGACTGGATCGGACCTTGGTTCACCAAATTATGACAACGCTCTCAGGCAGCATTCTGAATATGTAGCAGCATTAAAATCCTGTGGTCTTGATATCATTTCTCTGCCTGCCGACGAAAACTTTCCTGACTCAACCTTTGTTGAAGATGTCGCTCTGATGACCCCAGACTGTGCAATTCTGACTCGCCCTGGTGCAGAAAGCCGAACCGATGAAGTCACAAGTATGGCACCGGTCATTGAAGACTTGTATGAAGCTGTAGAGAGTATTAAAGCTCCAGGTGAGGTTGAAGCCGGTGACATTATGATGGTCGGCCAACACTTCTATATCGGCCTGTCTGCCCGTACTAATCAGAATGGCGCCGAACAAATGATCGCTATACTTGAAAAGTATGGCATGAGCGGATCGATCGTTAGCTTTGAAGAAGTGCTTCACCTCAAAACAGGACTAGGTTATCTGGAAGATAATAACCTGCTGGCAAGCGGTGAATTTCTTAGTAAACCTGAGTTTCAGCAATACAACATAATCGAAGTACCACAGGACGAATCTTATGCGGCAAACAGCATTTGGGTAAACGGTACTGTGATTACACCTGCCGGTTATCCAAAAACCAAAGCGTTGATTGAAGCCGCTGGCTATCCTGTTATATGTGTGGATGTCAGTGAGTTTCGTAAGATTGATGGCGGTCTGAGCTGCCTGTCTCTGCGCTTCTGA
- a CDS encoding transporter substrate-binding domain-containing protein, producing MTFLNKAGLIGATFSAIAMGVMAGGAQAETVKVGLAAEPYPPFAFTDASGKWQGWEVEMMDAICLTAKLECEITPISWDGIIPALQSKKIDMIMASLSITPDRQKVIDFSDKYYNTPAVIVGDKRIEMDATPDAMKNKILGVQSGTIHRKYIQKHFADMADSVKEYQTQDEANQDLVAGRIDALQADSIAMMDFVNSPQGLACCEVKGEVAGDLDILGPGVGAGIRKGDEKLRMAVNDAILALRDSGKYQEISAKYFSFDPYGK from the coding sequence ATGACGTTTCTGAATAAAGCAGGTCTGATCGGCGCGACTTTCAGTGCAATAGCTATGGGTGTTATGGCTGGCGGTGCACAGGCTGAGACAGTAAAAGTTGGCCTTGCTGCCGAGCCTTATCCACCTTTCGCCTTTACCGATGCCAGTGGTAAATGGCAGGGATGGGAAGTCGAAATGATGGATGCAATTTGTTTGACCGCTAAGCTTGAGTGCGAGATAACACCGATTTCATGGGACGGTATTATTCCTGCTTTGCAGAGTAAAAAGATCGACATGATTATGGCCTCGCTGTCGATTACGCCGGATCGCCAGAAGGTGATCGATTTCTCTGATAAGTATTACAACACGCCAGCGGTGATTGTCGGTGACAAGCGTATTGAAATGGACGCTACTCCAGACGCAATGAAGAATAAAATTCTGGGGGTTCAGAGCGGTACAATTCATCGTAAATATATCCAAAAGCATTTTGCTGACATGGCCGATTCAGTAAAAGAATATCAAACTCAGGATGAAGCAAATCAGGATCTTGTTGCAGGTCGTATCGATGCCTTACAGGCTGATTCCATCGCGATGATGGACTTTGTTAATTCGCCGCAAGGTCTAGCCTGCTGTGAAGTAAAAGGTGAAGTGGCAGGTGATCTGGATATCCTTGGGCCAGGTGTTGGTGCGGGTATTCGTAAAGGCGATGAAAAGTTAAGAATGGCAGTGAACGACGCTATTCTGGCGCTGCGAGACAGTGGTAAATATCAGGAAATTTCTGCCAAGTACTTTTCCTTTGATCCATACGGTAAATAG
- a CDS encoding substrate-binding periplasmic protein — protein MQRIKTAKPNIDYLALQHRLHCLVHGLFLLLLSLSVQADVKQLTFATIANSVNSQISLQVMREAYKKLDIDVDADFLPASRSLMMASYGQYDGELYRIAGISEDYPHLLKVPTPINQVEVVAFCRTDDDNSMTLESLKGYRLGVRRGVRFNVHLPLDHSTQEVASNQQLFNMLEKSRIDIALLSRSNGLQILKEMEVTDISPLNPPLLNLDLYHYVHIRHQQIIPHLDQILQAMHTSGRIREIRENYLDTLFN, from the coding sequence ATGCAACGCATCAAAACGGCTAAGCCCAATATTGACTACCTGGCACTGCAACATCGCCTGCATTGCCTTGTACACGGGCTATTCCTGTTGCTTCTGAGCCTGTCTGTTCAGGCCGACGTGAAACAGCTTACCTTTGCGACCATTGCCAACTCAGTGAATTCACAAATAAGTTTGCAGGTTATGCGTGAAGCCTATAAGAAACTTGATATAGATGTTGATGCAGATTTTTTACCCGCCAGCCGCTCACTAATGATGGCGAGTTATGGTCAGTATGACGGCGAGCTCTATCGCATCGCCGGCATCTCTGAAGACTACCCTCACCTGTTAAAGGTTCCCACCCCGATTAATCAGGTGGAGGTAGTCGCCTTTTGCCGCACAGACGACGATAACAGCATGACGCTTGAGTCACTTAAGGGCTATCGTCTTGGTGTACGCCGAGGTGTACGTTTCAATGTTCACCTGCCACTTGATCACTCAACTCAGGAAGTAGCTAGCAACCAGCAACTTTTCAATATGCTTGAAAAATCCCGCATAGACATTGCTCTGCTTTCACGCTCTAACGGTTTGCAAATTTTAAAAGAAATGGAAGTAACCGATATATCCCCACTCAACCCACCATTGTTAAACCTGGACCTCTATCACTACGTTCATATCCGTCATCAACAGATAATCCCTCATCTTGATCAGATACTGCAGGCTATGCATACCAGTGGGCGTATCAGAGAAATCCGTGAGAATTATCTCGATACGCTTTTTAATTAG
- a CDS encoding ABC transporter permease, with the protein MDIFSTFFDSLHLLSLEPPGWGGNLLRGLMHSLQIAVGGYALGLLLGVFTACGKLYGGIISKDILGCYTTIVRAVPELVLILLLYYAGTDVINQLMFWLGKDPVNINGLAAGIFVIGIVQGAYSGEVIRGAVLAIPQGQLEAARAYGFTGWQVLRRITLPAMLPYAIPGLANLWLIATKDTALLAVVGFSELTLETRQAAGATRHYMLFYCAAGVLYLLVTLISNHVISRIERWSRRGIYQV; encoded by the coding sequence TTGGATATTTTCTCTACGTTTTTCGACAGCCTTCACTTGTTGTCGCTTGAGCCTCCCGGCTGGGGCGGTAACTTATTACGCGGTTTAATGCATTCATTGCAAATTGCAGTGGGAGGTTATGCACTGGGTTTGTTACTTGGTGTATTTACGGCCTGCGGAAAGCTCTACGGCGGCATCATAAGTAAAGACATTCTCGGTTGTTACACCACGATCGTACGGGCAGTGCCTGAATTAGTCCTTATATTACTGCTTTATTATGCAGGCACTGATGTGATTAATCAGCTGATGTTCTGGCTGGGTAAAGATCCTGTAAATATCAATGGTCTGGCTGCAGGTATTTTTGTTATCGGTATCGTGCAGGGCGCTTATAGTGGTGAAGTTATCCGCGGTGCAGTGCTGGCAATTCCCCAGGGGCAGCTCGAAGCAGCCCGTGCTTATGGGTTTACTGGCTGGCAGGTTTTACGCCGCATCACTTTACCTGCGATGCTGCCGTATGCAATTCCCGGGCTGGCTAATCTATGGCTCATCGCAACTAAAGATACTGCACTGCTGGCGGTGGTTGGATTTAGCGAACTTACCCTTGAGACACGTCAGGCCGCTGGTGCTACACGGCATTACATGCTGTTTTATTGTGCTGCCGGGGTGCTTTATCTGTTAGTGACTCTTATTTCAAATCATGTGATCAGTCGTATTGAGCGCTGGTCCCGCCGTGGCATTTATCAGGTGTAA
- a CDS encoding dimethylarginine dimethylaminohydrolase family protein, with protein MITQAIVRKPCNAIIKALTTSDMGPPNYQAALSQHTAYIAALRDCGLDVIELPADESFPDSTFVEDVALLTPQCAILTRPGAPSRTEEVVTMAPVIQEYYESIEIIDAPGMLDAGDILLAEEHYYIGLSTRTNRSGAEQLINILARYGMTASIVCLDSVLHLKTGIGYLDNGDILTSGEFIDKPEFTAFHQIPLPEDEAAAANSLYINGTVLMPDGYPKAQAIIEAKGYPVKTIDISEFEKIDGGISCLSLRF; from the coding sequence ATGATCACACAAGCGATTGTACGCAAACCATGCAATGCCATTATTAAAGCGCTGACCACTTCAGATATGGGGCCACCTAATTACCAGGCGGCACTGTCACAGCATACCGCTTACATAGCGGCACTTCGCGACTGCGGCTTGGATGTTATTGAATTACCTGCTGATGAGAGCTTTCCAGACTCAACTTTTGTTGAGGACGTAGCCTTGTTAACACCTCAGTGTGCAATTCTTACCCGGCCAGGTGCGCCAAGTCGTACCGAAGAAGTAGTCACTATGGCACCGGTTATCCAGGAATATTATGAATCTATCGAAATTATCGACGCCCCTGGCATGCTGGATGCAGGCGATATACTACTGGCTGAAGAGCACTATTATATTGGCCTGTCCACCCGCACTAACCGTTCTGGTGCAGAGCAACTGATTAACATACTTGCCCGCTATGGTATGACCGCCTCTATCGTCTGCCTTGATTCTGTCCTGCACCTGAAAACCGGCATAGGATATCTGGATAATGGAGACATTCTTACCAGTGGTGAATTCATAGACAAGCCAGAGTTTACCGCTTTTCACCAGATACCACTGCCCGAAGATGAAGCTGCTGCAGCCAACAGCCTGTATATAAACGGTACTGTGTTAATGCCGGACGGCTACCCAAAAGCCCAGGCGATAATCGAAGCTAAGGGCTACCCTGTAAAAACAATCGATATAAGCGAGTTTGAAAAAATTGACGGCGGTATCAGTTGTCTATCGCTGCGGTTTTAA
- a CDS encoding TauD/TfdA family dioxygenase encodes MYQTNQAQTVQSEAVQVAHAQVIHATAEISGLRLIWSDDTNQLIPWFWVRDHGTDGISQNLKTLQRQVDTFSLAADTRADIAAMDEAGQNIQIGWSDGQETTISVQRIAEATGKCIDDDQLSGSDSKTYWLKDSMPDQVPSISFDEVMASDEGVLNWLMKIDQYGFCVVTGTEATEEGTERLAKRIAPAQRTIFGTYWPLSTDVKHHDDTAYTTDFLAPHTDASYYYNAAGLQMFNCIEFDGRGGESVVVDGFAIARKIEAERPDLYDTLCNIIVPGHYKEEGVHLAAERPVIRKNRHGELVQVTFNNYDRSPFILPEKQLEAFYEAYAEYSRHSMDQANWLKIPLRPGMALIFDNWRCMHGRMGYSGRRYFFGCYHDKADYESRIRTLQHQLARR; translated from the coding sequence ATGTATCAAACTAATCAGGCACAAACTGTGCAATCAGAAGCAGTGCAGGTAGCCCATGCGCAAGTCATACATGCGACGGCTGAAATATCAGGCTTGAGACTGATCTGGAGTGATGATACCAATCAGCTTATTCCGTGGTTTTGGGTGCGGGATCATGGAACCGACGGTATAAGCCAGAATTTAAAAACACTGCAGCGCCAGGTGGATACTTTTTCTCTGGCAGCCGATACCAGAGCTGATATTGCAGCTATGGATGAGGCTGGCCAGAACATTCAGATTGGCTGGTCAGATGGCCAGGAGACAACAATATCAGTACAACGAATAGCGGAAGCAACGGGAAAGTGTATTGATGATGATCAGTTATCAGGCTCTGACAGTAAAACATACTGGCTGAAAGACTCTATGCCAGATCAGGTGCCATCAATCTCTTTTGATGAGGTAATGGCATCGGATGAGGGTGTACTGAACTGGTTAATGAAAATTGATCAATATGGTTTCTGTGTTGTTACCGGTACGGAAGCAACTGAAGAGGGTACTGAGCGTTTGGCAAAGCGTATCGCGCCAGCACAACGAACCATTTTCGGCACGTACTGGCCACTGTCGACAGATGTAAAGCATCATGATGATACCGCGTATACCACTGATTTTCTGGCACCACATACTGATGCTTCTTATTACTACAATGCGGCAGGGCTACAGATGTTCAACTGCATTGAGTTTGATGGCCGGGGCGGGGAAAGTGTAGTTGTTGATGGTTTTGCTATTGCACGGAAAATCGAAGCTGAGCGGCCTGATCTATACGATACTCTGTGTAACATTATTGTTCCGGGACATTATAAAGAAGAGGGTGTACATCTGGCGGCTGAAAGGCCTGTTATCCGCAAGAACCGACATGGGGAACTGGTACAGGTAACGTTCAATAACTACGATCGCTCGCCTTTCATCCTGCCTGAGAAACAGCTGGAAGCATTCTATGAAGCTTATGCGGAATATAGCCGCCACAGTATGGATCAGGCTAACTGGCTGAAGATACCTCTACGACCAGGCATGGCACTTATTTTTGATAACTGGCGTTGTATGCATGGACGTATGGGCTATTCAGGCCGGCGTTATTTCTTTGGCTGTTATCATGATAAGGCTGATTATGAGAGCCGTATCAGAACCTTGCAGCATCAGTTGGCACGTCGGTAA
- a CDS encoding DUF1761 domain-containing protein — protein MMEFNWLGVLVATILSFVFGALWYSPLLFMQRWCEESGVDPSKDMANPVQVYLSTFLLTLMSALTLAFLLGPYPSISNALMVSVLIGVGLTAASMGINYQFAGRSQMYWFIDAGFHVCRFAVIALTLALWP, from the coding sequence ATGATGGAGTTCAACTGGCTGGGGGTTTTAGTCGCGACCATTCTGAGTTTTGTATTTGGCGCGTTGTGGTATTCACCTTTATTATTTATGCAGCGCTGGTGTGAAGAATCCGGTGTCGATCCTTCAAAAGACATGGCGAATCCAGTGCAGGTGTACCTGAGTACTTTTCTGCTTACACTTATGTCTGCGCTGACCCTGGCATTTCTGCTGGGGCCTTACCCAAGTATCAGTAATGCGCTGATGGTATCTGTACTGATAGGTGTAGGGTTAACAGCTGCATCTATGGGCATTAATTATCAGTTTGCCGGACGTAGCCAGATGTATTGGTTCATAGATGCAGGTTTTCACGTGTGTAGGTTTGCGGTTATCGCCCTGACACTGGCGCTTTGGCCTTAA
- a CDS encoding TetR family transcriptional regulator C-terminal domain-containing protein: MTTTRRPFRRASEEERRTSLIEATQECIVQGGIAAVTIRRVAEFAEVTPGLVRHYFPDKNALLCEAHRATMSNMTRYAKDAIHAQEEPARDRLRLFVRTSLEAPVMQPRNHQLWTSFCSLINSVPEIAEIHREAYLEFRVECEYLVREVFNELQQEISDDQIVRYAIAVNALIDGLWIEGCLAMDLFKSGELADLGVSSVENLLGINNS, from the coding sequence ATGACTACAACCCGTCGCCCGTTTCGCCGCGCAAGTGAAGAAGAACGCCGTACCTCGTTAATTGAAGCGACGCAGGAATGCATTGTTCAGGGTGGAATTGCTGCTGTAACAATTCGTCGGGTTGCTGAGTTTGCTGAAGTGACGCCAGGTCTGGTCAGGCATTATTTTCCCGATAAAAATGCCCTGCTCTGTGAAGCACACCGGGCCACAATGTCGAATATGACCCGTTATGCTAAAGACGCTATACATGCTCAGGAAGAACCCGCCCGCGACCGCCTGCGTCTGTTTGTCAGAACCTCGCTTGAAGCACCGGTTATGCAACCGCGTAATCACCAGTTATGGACATCATTTTGTAGTCTGATTAACTCGGTTCCAGAAATTGCAGAAATTCACCGTGAGGCATATCTCGAGTTCCGCGTCGAATGTGAATATCTGGTCCGAGAAGTATTTAATGAGCTACAACAAGAAATATCAGATGATCAGATCGTGCGTTATGCGATTGCAGTTAATGCCCTAATTGACGGCCTCTGGATCGAAGGCTGCCTGGCCATGGATCTGTTTAAGAGCGGAGAGTTAGCTGATCTTGGCGTAAGCTCCGTTGAAAACTTACTTGGCATTAATAACAGTTAA